The Deinococcus roseus genome window below encodes:
- a CDS encoding AAA family ATPase: MDILQTIQNFVGHDNDFFRGGLVIGLLGFFGTQLRAVPDKIYTYLKERLVHGITIDSNDEVVYEEFIRLLSSSTIKLKNKQYRLTYLESEEDEDNKDGKVQTISNADVFSFIFQGHRYFVDYSEESTKGVAGYKGGAMMYSYKVYTYWKARAAMQALIQHLNERITGVNPEDLLIYNVENTHGYMVRTTTTKRHLDTLYFDEVMVQELLSDIEQFRQDEQWYARLNIPYKRGYMLYGPPGTGKTSLIKGLASHLNRPVYIINEALLGNDGLGKALRHIPEGAILVMEDLDRVIRARGKQFSLNALLNQLDGLEVKKGMLLFVTANHREVFDAALERPGRIDRKFLIGRMGWPAARKMFLAFYGEEHLEAFRAVFTDGLYSPAQLQVFFSKYKRSAVLAVQRFENLLEEIGEGRVQNLEKVG, translated from the coding sequence TTGGACATTTTGCAAACCATCCAGAATTTTGTGGGTCACGACAATGATTTTTTCAGGGGAGGTCTGGTGATTGGACTGCTGGGTTTTTTTGGCACCCAGCTCAGAGCAGTCCCGGACAAGATCTACACCTACCTGAAAGAGCGTCTGGTTCACGGCATCACCATCGACTCCAACGACGAAGTGGTCTACGAGGAATTCATCCGGCTGCTGTCCAGCAGCACCATCAAACTGAAAAACAAACAGTACCGCCTGACCTACCTGGAATCCGAAGAAGACGAGGACAACAAGGATGGCAAAGTCCAGACCATCTCCAATGCCGATGTGTTTTCGTTCATTTTTCAGGGGCACAGGTACTTTGTGGATTACTCCGAGGAAAGCACCAAGGGGGTGGCAGGTTACAAGGGTGGGGCCATGATGTACAGCTACAAGGTCTACACCTACTGGAAGGCCAGAGCGGCCATGCAGGCCCTGATCCAGCACCTCAACGAGCGCATCACCGGGGTGAACCCCGAAGACCTCCTCATCTACAACGTGGAGAACACCCACGGGTACATGGTCCGCACCACCACCACCAAACGCCATCTGGACACCCTGTACTTCGATGAAGTGATGGTGCAGGAGCTGCTTTCTGACATCGAACAGTTCAGGCAGGACGAGCAGTGGTATGCCCGCCTCAACATTCCCTACAAGCGGGGTTACATGCTGTATGGTCCTCCTGGAACAGGGAAAACCAGCCTGATCAAGGGCCTCGCCTCACACCTGAACCGCCCCGTGTACATCATCAATGAGGCGCTGCTGGGCAACGATGGTCTGGGGAAAGCCCTGCGGCACATCCCGGAAGGGGCCATTCTGGTGATGGAAGATCTGGACCGGGTGATCAGGGCCAGAGGCAAGCAGTTTTCCCTGAATGCCCTGCTCAATCAACTGGACGGTCTGGAAGTCAAAAAGGGGATGTTGCTTTTTGTGACCGCCAACCACCGCGAGGTTTTCGATGCGGCACTGGAACGTCCGGGCAGAATTGACCGCAAATTCCTGATTGGACGCATGGGGTGGCCTGCAGCCAGAAAAATGTTCCTGGCTTTTTACGGAGAAGAGCATCTGGAAGCCTTTCGGGCGGTTTTTACAGACGGACTGTACTCTCCTGCCCAGTTGCAGGTGTTTTTCAGCAAATACAAACGCAGTGCTGTGCTGGCCGTGCAACGTTTTGAGAATCTGCTGGAAGAAATTGGCGAAGGTCGGGTGCAGAACCTGGAAAAGGTGGGTTGA
- a CDS encoding RtcB family protein: MMIPREVIEIGYQNREIKEALRAAEVAKNHKHPKARILQDLTALMADPTPYLDHAIYKHLAALMHQKRDQAQLIKDPVNYTIWGRENIEESAFAQMVNVMSLAPTVAGAMMPDAHLGYGMPIGGVAGLENAVSPAMIGYDIACRVRISVFDELSGKKTLKNEKLRKILLNNTRFGAGEGWSKNEAPDHAVLDDPRWNSIAIAKQLKDRARIQIGTSGSGNHFVEFGILTLEEFSQELGLDAGEYLALMSHSGSRGVGHKIATEYMKRAEKNLPNLDLPYKALAWLDLNTEDGQEYWEAMNLMGDYASANHHIIHERIAEDLGSEIISHVENHHNFAWKEQHNGKELIVHRKGATPAAAGQLGVIPGSMTQPAYIVVGKGEEKSLASASHGAGRKIGRRAAERTYEQKDLIKAAKDAGVEVIGAGVDEGPYCYKDVATVMAAQKDLVKPIASFQPRIVRMDSGNEDI; this comes from the coding sequence ATGATGATCCCCAGAGAAGTGATCGAAATCGGTTACCAGAACCGTGAAATCAAGGAGGCCCTGCGTGCAGCAGAGGTCGCCAAGAACCACAAGCACCCCAAAGCCAGAATCCTGCAGGACCTGACCGCCCTGATGGCAGATCCCACCCCTTACCTTGACCATGCCATTTACAAACATCTGGCCGCACTGATGCACCAGAAGCGCGACCAGGCCCAGTTGATCAAGGACCCCGTGAACTACACCATCTGGGGCCGCGAAAACATCGAGGAAAGTGCTTTTGCCCAGATGGTCAATGTGATGAGCCTGGCCCCCACGGTGGCTGGAGCCATGATGCCCGATGCCCACCTGGGGTATGGCATGCCCATTGGGGGTGTGGCAGGACTGGAAAATGCCGTCAGCCCTGCCATGATCGGTTACGACATTGCCTGCCGGGTGCGCATCAGCGTGTTTGATGAACTCTCGGGCAAGAAGACCCTGAAAAACGAAAAACTGCGCAAAATCCTGCTGAACAACACCCGTTTCGGGGCGGGCGAAGGCTGGTCCAAAAACGAGGCCCCCGACCATGCTGTGCTGGACGATCCCCGCTGGAACAGCATCGCGATTGCCAAACAGCTCAAGGACAGGGCCCGCATCCAGATTGGCACTTCCGGCAGTGGCAACCACTTTGTGGAGTTTGGCATCCTGACCCTGGAGGAATTCTCCCAGGAACTGGGACTGGATGCGGGTGAATACCTCGCCCTGATGAGCCACAGCGGTTCTCGCGGGGTGGGTCACAAGATCGCCACCGAGTACATGAAACGCGCCGAGAAAAACCTGCCCAACCTGGATCTGCCCTACAAGGCATTGGCCTGGCTGGACCTCAACACCGAAGACGGTCAGGAGTACTGGGAGGCCATGAACCTGATGGGGGATTACGCCAGTGCCAACCACCACATCATCCACGAGCGCATTGCAGAGGATCTGGGCTCGGAGATCATTTCCCATGTGGAAAACCACCACAATTTTGCCTGGAAAGAACAGCACAACGGGAAAGAACTGATTGTGCACCGCAAGGGGGCAACCCCTGCAGCCGCAGGACAGCTAGGGGTGATTCCCGGCAGCATGACCCAGCCTGCTTACATTGTGGTCGGCAAAGGAGAGGAAAAAAGCCTCGCCAGTGCCAGCCACGGTGCCGGACGCAAAATTGGTCGCCGCGCCGCTGAACGCACCTATGAGCAGAAAGACCTGATCAAGGCTGCAAAGGACGCAGGTGTAGAGGTGATCGGTGCAGGTGTGGACGAAGGCCCTTACTGCTACAAAGATGTTGCCACGGTGATGGCCGCCCAGAAAGACCTGGTGAAGCCCATCGCCTCCTTCCAGCCCAGAATCGTACGCATGGACTCCGGGAACGAAGACATCTGA